Sequence from the Nocardioides exalbidus genome:
CTCGAGGGGATCGTCACGATCTTCGACGGCACCGACTGGGTGAAGTGCGGCGCGGGCGACTTCGCCCACGTCCCGGCCGGCGGGATCCACGGCTTCCGCAACGAGGACGGCGCGGCGAAGATGCTGCTGCACTTCGCCCCGGGCGCTCCCCGCGAGGCGTACTTCGAGGGCCTGGCCGCCGGGCTCGGCGACCTCGACGGCGACGCCCACGACCGGTTCATGGCCGAGCACGACAACCAC
This genomic interval carries:
- a CDS encoding cupin domain-containing protein produces the protein MSYPPPLYDGESGEVSARVVRAGIEPAVVYPNGNKVFHLALGSGTQGTFGLYRWEFAGPRSGPDPHFHRTITESFYVLEGIVTIFDGTDWVKCGAGDFAHVPAGGIHGFRNEDGAAKMLLHFAPGAPREAYFEGLAAGLGDLDGDAHDRFMAEHDNHWV